The genomic DNA AACCCTTTGCTACCTGAAGGGCCAGCCACTCATTGCTTTGCTGGCTCCTCAGGGAGTGAAAGGGTTACTGCCCTAATAGAGAGTGGCCTATTGTCTTGTAGGGGCTGACAGGGTTAATACTGAGGCTGAGCTGCATCTGTATCATTGACCATATGCTCATCCCTGGGGTTCTTCCAGGTCCGATGTGCCCTAACTGGACACGAGCTGCCGTGCCGACTCCCAGAACTGCAGGACTTCACCGGTGGAAAGAAGTACAAGAGATTAACGAAGGTTTCCGGAGCGTTCGACTTCAGCAGCTTCCAACCGCATGTTGTACCGAGCACGAAAAACCCGTATgtatcccgggggggggggggggagagggggcagaagcaatgcttggtagggggggggggagcgggggcagAAGCAATGCTTGGTAGGGGGGGGCAGAAACAATGCTTGGTAGGGGGGGGCAGAAGCAATGCTTTGTAAGGGGGGGCAGAAGCAATGCTTGGTAGGGTGGGGCAGAAGCAATGcttggtaggggggggggcagaagcaatgcttggtaggggggggggcagaagcaatgcttggtaggggggggggcagaagcaATGCTTggtagggggggggcagaagcAATGCTTggtagggggggggcagaagcAATGCTTggtagggggggggcagaagcAATGCTTGGTAGGGGGGGCAGAAGCAATGCTTGGTAGGGGGGGGCAGAAGCAATGCTTGGTAGGGGGGGGCAGAAGCAATGctttgtaaggggggggggggcagaagcaATGCTTGGTAGTGGGACATTTATGCTACAAAGAAACTGCCTACATGGATAAATGCTTTCATAAGAGGTCTTAGGAAGGTGTTGCTTCAATGCAAATCTGGCCTTCTAAACGGTGAAGGACTGGTGTCAGCAAATGTTTTAAGGCTGTTATGCTGCCATAGAAGTGCTTATTGCTCTTATAATACGTTCGAACCACTGTCTGAACAAGGGTCTTTAGTGGTTATGAGAGTTTGCATGTCTCCTGTAACTTCAGTTAGCCATTCCAAAGTTTAATCTTTAATCCCAGAACAGACAGGTTTTGTTCCTGGCCGACAATCGGTCTCGAGCGTACAATCTGCCACAGCTGCAACATTGACCCCAAAACGGGACAAAGAGAACTACGTAATTGTTCATTTAGACGCCGAATAGGCATTCAACAAAATCACATGGCTACACACAATTAGAATACTAAGAGCACAAAACTTTGGAGAAAGCTTCATATCTCTAATCCAAATCATCTATAACATGCCCAGGGCCTGTGTCACAGCCAATGCGCTGAACTTCAACCCCTTTGTGCAACGAGGTACAAGGCAGGGATGCCCGCTTTCCCCAATGCTATTTGACCTAGCGCTAGACCCTCTAATGCAACATCTTAAACAGATGGGCAACTTTACAGGAATATACATTGAAAATCGGGAACTAAAAATAGCAGCTTTTGCTGACTGCATACTCTTTTTTTCCATCTCAAACCCAAAAGAAGCCAATCCAGCCATCATAGAGAAATTACAGCGTTTAGCAATCTCTCGGGCCTAGCCATAAATTATGAAAAATCAGAGGCACTAGCACTCACAGGCAAGATGGAACTGGGATGGAAGGGGCCCTTCCTATTTAACAGGGTTGAAAAAATATTCAATTCTTGGATATACTCGTCTCCAACGATGCACATCAATTACATGCGATTAATATAAAACCACTGGGGAACAACATCATGCAAAGGTGGCACAATCtaaatgtttcttttttgggAAGGTACCATCTCATTAAAGGATCAATTCCTGCCTTTTAATGgagtggagcagggggtctccggagctgaaccccattaatttctgctccgtgcacccccttgcttcccgagatacttgcttCCAAAGGGGGagccggtatctctgcaaagtttaaaactCCCGCGTCACTTGGGGCAACGGGAAGTCTCTAACTTCATAGGCCGAGCAAAcgtaagagaggagggaagagcaGACACAAGTGAAAACCATAAACTCTGGCAAATCCTTGCCAAGGCTGCCAGGGAAATAATTCTTCAGCAATGGATCCGACAATCCCCCAACCGCAACAGACttatggagagagagaaatgttTGGTTTGCCCACGTGAGTGGGTGGAAGCGACCACTGACAGAGAAAAAAGGACCGACGTTTTACAAAGTTTGGGAGAGTTACATTGCCACGGTATCCCAGGGAATCAAAAAGGGAATCCAAGAACATTTTCAATACATGACGCGGTTCGCAACACAAATACTTGGGAGAAACTCGCCGATGAAAGATATCAAGGGAAttgcaaactaaaaaaaaaaaaggagagaattTGGGAATTCCCCAAATGTAATCAATTGATTCATTAAATCCACAGCACCAACTTCAGACACCCGTACATACGAGCAAATACAAGTATACACTACAATAAGGAAACCCATTGAGATGACAGACTGAACCCAGAAGGGAGACGGGTAAGACACCCGAAAGGAGAAAGACAACAAAAAGGACATCAGCAGAACAGGGTAAGGATCACAAGAACAACAGTTACAAGAAAAAAGGTAAGGCGCTCACCAGCAAATAAGGGGTAAAAATcaactttattaaactacataaaaaacaaagaaacaaacagtggtcgtgaaacgcgtgggagagtagctagcactgtttgtttctttgttttttatgtagtttaataaagttgATTTTTACCCCTTATTTGCTGGTGAGCGCCTTACCTTTTTTCTTGGAGCTGTTGTTCTTGTGATCCTTACCCTGTTCTGCTGCTGTCTGAGAGGATCTGCTACACCACCGGAGGCCAAACGGGAGACGCTTCTGGCAGAGTCAGGGAAGCAGCTGAAAGGAGGGGGATCAAGACGGTGTCTTATCGTGAGTAGAAGCTACTCCACACCGGGCATAGCCGGGGTTATGGGGACTCAGCGATTGTATATCACACCATTCTGTCCCTGTTATTTTCCCCTCTTGTTACTCCCAGTTATCCTTAATCATACTGTTACTGCTTAACCCTTCATTCCCCGTTAtccggtgttggctcctttttATTACCTTAATTATTATGCTCTAAAAGCATTATTTACTAAACCACCTGGAGCTCTTACACGGTTTTTTGTTATTCTCTAACAAAAAGGACCTGGAGGCTTTAAAGCGCAAAGAGACCAGACCTGGCAAACGCATAACAAACAGGATATTATCAAAGTTTATAAGGAAGGATCAAGAATGCAAGGACATGAGTTCAGACGGACAGGACTGATGAACTGACCAGACGCGGGTAGAAGGACAATATCTTGTGTAGTTTCGTTTTATTTGTTTCGCTGTTTAATTTCAATGTTAAGTAGGCACAGTGCTGGAAATAACAATTGACACAATTATAGTTAACATGTTATGTTCAAATATAAAAAGATGAAACTTGCAGAAATACGGAGACGAGCTTTAAACggacacatttatatacaagtgTAAACGCACCCGTGTAATGTGTAAGAATGCCAGGAATGTACATAAATGTAAGAATtccaataacaaaaaaaaaacagtatatacaagaaatgtttaaaaaaaagtacaggtTGTCTTtacactacatctgtatatctgaATACCCTTCCTGTGTGTTCTGAGCCTTTGGTAGCACAGAGATTATAACGTGTTACTGGCCTTCAATCCAGAAATCTTCAGATAGATGAGGGTGCTCTCTCTTCACGGGTTCGGGTTTTTCTTGCAGGCACCAGATGTTTTGCAAGTTAACTCTCCGGCACATTAACAAGATCCCGGAGCATGTCCAGAAACACGTGCGGGGCCGGCGTTACGGGAAGGCGTTGCTGACATGTGAGTTACATGTTCTGCGCAGATGCAGCAGCATAACATTGGTTCAAATACAACTGTCCATGTGAAGTAGATACGAATGTCCCAGAATTGCGCACATATAAGCTCTACAGTAAATCCAAAAAATATCAATGGATAAATGATTCCATAAATGCACTCCCGTTCAGCGTCCCACTGATAGAACAATGAGGTAGTGTGAAACCCGTAGCACCATGTGCTCGTGACTATCCCACGGGACGGGGCTATGATGTGGTAGGGAGtatatagagctgcggtgcagcCGTGTCCCCTGTAAGGTAACCGTAAGCGGCTTTTGAATCGCCGcaatcctccgccactgccctcacataCCCGGTGTAGCCCACGGTAATGATCCccactaagggggggggggggtttgtactCACAATCTTGACACGCCGGGTCCAGACTCCAATGCTGACGTAAGGCTCCCCTGATCCGGAAGTGCAGCGACGCGTGCTCCAGCCAAGGTAAAGGAAACAGGAATAGGGTAgtcaggcggttcactgctgccgtcGGGGTATGAAATTGGAGATCCACACGCGATCAGTTTAAAAGGTTGTTAAATGAGTGCATATACACTGAAAAGTGTTCTGCTGCAgagaaaactctgacgcgtttcgtccgcaggtagggactttgtcaaagagtatctggtACTGCCCCTAGTGATGCATATATAGTGAGACATAGATTGCTATTGGGCGAATCAAATTGGATAAAATACTGACTCACCAGGTGAATAATTTGCCAATTAGACTCTAAATGGAAAACCCTTATAAACCCCCTAATAGTACTCACTTACAAAGCATCACTTATAAACCCCCTATAAACCCCACAGTGATGCCTTGTAAGTGAGTACTATTAGGGGGTTTATAAGGGTTTTCCATTTAGAGTCTAATTGGCAAATTATTCACCTGGTGAGTCAGTATTTTATCCAATTTGATTCGCCCAATAGCAATCTATGTCTCACTATATATGCATCACTAGGGGCAGTaccagatactctttgacaaagtccctacctgcggacgaaacgcgtcagagttttctcTGCAGCAGAACACTTTTCAGTGTATATGCACTCATTAAACAACCTTTTAAACTGATCGCGTGTGGATCTCCAATTTCATACCCCaacggcagcagtgaaccgcctgacTACCCTATTCCTGTCCATGTCAAGTATttgtcaatggaaagaatgaatccCGTTTTAGGTCTCAAGTTTGCACTTTTATTGTGAATTCTTAGTGAGCTGTTTTTGGCGCCACTCCATGATCAAAACAAGACAAACCCCCATATTAATAAATGGGGATTACCGCTCTTTTTTTAGAAGCCCTTATTGTAGTCGGTAATATTTTTACTTGTAGTTGACTACCGCAATAATATTTAAGGAGATATATTAAAAATCGAGCCTGGCTATTTCTAGTAAAGCTTGGGTTCCCTGTGTTTGAGGTGCTGGGCCGTTTCCTGGCTGTGTTGGTACTCGTCCTGCCATCACATTGGTGCCTCTCTGTCCCTTGTTAGATGACGAATGCAAGAAGCAGGGAGTGGAGTATGTCCCTGCCTGCCTCCTGCGCAGGAACAAGCAGAAGCGCTCAGGAGGCGAGCGGCCAGCGGGCAAGAAAGGAGATGCGTGGGAGCCGTCCATCAGCAATTCAGAGGCCAGCGACTCAGAGGACAGCATGAGCGACCTGTATCCAGGTAAAGGAGTACGCCTAAGGACTTACTCTATATCCTCGGGTGATATAGAATAAGTTCCCTCAGCATCCATGGCTAGTGAGGGACCCATGTCacaagcctaaggctgcgcttatagtgcctggtgaCGGCAACGCGAcgttgctccaaaacaaatccatggactccgtcgcaagcgcttatagtaagcgcgacggcgacagagCGATgtcgcgaccaaaaattttgaagctggGTCTTTTTTTtagagagacagtcgccacatgtgactctctaaaccaatcagagagcactGCCCCGCCCCCTtcttgacgtcactggccttgacGCCAGCAATGTCGCTTAAAACTGAAGTATAAttttcgctagtggcgacgggtgacgtcatcggttgcttcgccggcactataagagcGGCCTAAGAAGGGTTTAGAAATGCAAAGCATCCTGGGTTTTGGTTTTTAGCCACAGCACATCTGGCGATTGGTTCCCGCTGCTTCCGTCGCCTTGCGCGTGCAATGTAGCGCAGAGGCCGGCAGTGTATTGCACGACTATGGTAGCAACAGGGTTAACTCGTGCAGTGCTAAAAGGGCACAATCCACATTGCAAGACCCTTCAGAATGAAAGTACCTGTCCCTACTAATGAGTCACTGTAACAGTGAGTAACAATAGATACGTGAgtgtgctcacaaggggtatttctatttggagggtttttgtcactttttacccaTCATCACTTATTTAAGgtgcattaggctgcgcttatagtgccggcgacagtgacgCGATGTAGTGGTAAAACGAATGCATTGCTGAAGTCGCGTGCGCTTACAGTACGTGCatcgcgacggattggtcgcgatcgctggaagtcatctctatttgattttccagcgaccgttgcCTCGCCAGCACTATAGGCGCAGCCTAAGAAA from Ascaphus truei isolate aAscTru1 chromosome 21, aAscTru1.hap1, whole genome shotgun sequence includes the following:
- the SURF2 gene encoding surfeit locus protein 2; its protein translation is MTVMNQLPEDVRSLLLQHPNLQLIKGNKVRCALTGHELPCRLPELQDFTGGKKYKRLTKVSGAFDFSSFQPHVVPSTKNPHQMFCKLTLRHINKIPEHVQKHVRGRRYGKALLTYDECKKQGVEYVPACLLRRNKQKRSGGERPAGKKGDAWEPSISNSEASDSEDSMSDLYPAEIFSEKSPGNKQDGGVKPGGDDYEEEAMEVESQATQSKRQQRQNGPPQKKFKTRHQKSKHFKKAAK